In Longimicrobium sp., a single genomic region encodes these proteins:
- a CDS encoding TetR/AcrR family transcriptional regulator, translating into HYLPPMNERPLTESREARRRAILDSAVRVFAEHGFFAARIRDIAAGAGVAEGTIYLYFEGKDDLLLTAFRERVNEFVSSAGAVMEAEAPFQERLARFVRLQFESIEADPPLATVLLLESRQSSKFFGGAVRPVMRLYAQAIDRLLAGGVERGEVRADAEIPFVRAMFIGALEEIELEWLLGDRSRPLAPRADHFAGTFYRGIAPAR; encoded by the coding sequence CACTATCTTCCGCCCATGAATGAGCGCCCACTCACCGAAAGCCGCGAAGCCAGGCGCCGGGCCATCCTGGACTCGGCGGTGCGCGTGTTCGCCGAGCACGGCTTCTTCGCCGCGCGCATCCGCGACATCGCGGCGGGGGCGGGCGTGGCCGAGGGAACCATCTACCTGTACTTCGAAGGCAAGGACGACCTGCTGCTGACGGCCTTTCGCGAACGGGTGAACGAGTTCGTGTCGTCGGCCGGGGCGGTGATGGAGGCCGAGGCGCCCTTCCAGGAGCGGCTGGCGCGCTTCGTTCGCCTGCAGTTCGAAAGCATCGAGGCCGATCCCCCGCTCGCCACCGTGCTGCTGCTGGAGTCCCGCCAGTCGTCCAAGTTCTTCGGCGGCGCCGTGCGTCCCGTGATGCGGCTGTACGCGCAGGCCATCGACCGGCTGCTGGCCGGCGGGGTGGAGCGCGGCGAGGTGCGCGCCGACGCCGAGATCCCGTTCGTCCGCGCGATGTTCATCGGCGCGCTGGAGGAGATCGAGCTGGAGTGGCTGCTGGGCGACCGCTCGCGCCCCCTGGCGCCGCGCGCCGACCACTTCGCCGGCACCTTCTACCGGGGGATCGCCCCCGCCCGCTAG